In Cicer arietinum cultivar CDC Frontier isolate Library 1 chromosome 7, Cicar.CDCFrontier_v2.0, whole genome shotgun sequence, a single window of DNA contains:
- the LOC101499213 gene encoding FRIGIDA-like protein 3: MEETNSAATLIGSTSSKIQQLQKAFAELESYRAVTLNLKWKELEEHFHGLEKSLKRRFHELEDQEKVFENKTRKAREMLKKQEAAIFAKEQATLQRLQEKRDAAVFAIVNAREKHRKVSQKDLDGTSSVEEKPVDAVSNVTEGFGRVEDAKLSPENGNVELISYPELIKLCEEMDAPGLHKFISDNRKNLSAIKEEIPHALRASPNAACLVLDSLEGFYCMEVSSQDIKKDANLLGLRRTCIMLMECLSDFLTNSDRVSILISKDIKDRAKAVAEEWKPKLDALDMDASNGNSLEAHAFLQLLASFDIASGFDEEELSRLIPMVSRRRQIADLCRCLGLSEKMPGVIEVLVNSGRQIDAVNLAFAFDLTKQFSPVSLLKSYLKDARNSCSPVKSGNSSPTSQNEVNERELIAHKAVIKCIEEHKLDEQYPLDPLVKRVGQLEKAKADKKRETEATKPQPKRPRANGVGYGPRVTNISSDKTSYARVADRYPPQYVYDRPYMYPGPTENHCPPLLGTAHYNFSHNHGNYFGNGYQYQATYLH; the protein is encoded by the exons ATGGAAGAAACAAATTCAGCTGCCACACTGATAGGTTCTACGTCTTCGAAGATACAACAGCTGCAAAAGGCTTTTGCTGAACTCGAAAGTTATCGAGCTGTTACTCTGAACTTGAAATGGAAAGAACTGGAGGAACATTTTCACGGGCTTGAGAAATCCTTGAAGAGGCGCTTTCATGAACTGGAAGATCAAGAAAAAGTGTTTGAAAACAAAACAAGGAAAGCTCGTGAAATGTTGAAGAAGCAGGAAGCGGCTATTTTTGCCAAGGAGCAAGCCACATTGCAAAGGCTTCAAGAGAAAAGAGATGCAGCTGTATTCGCCATTGTAAATGCTCGAGAAAAGCACAGGAAGGTTTCACAAAAAGATTTGGACGGTACATCAAGTGTGGAGGAAAAACCAGTGGATGCTGTTTCTAATGTGACGGAAGGTTTTGGTCGCGTCGAAGATGCAAAACTTTCTCCTGAAAATGGAAATGTGGAATTGATCTCTTATCCAGAATTGATAAAACTTTGTGAAGAGATGGATGCGCCCGGACTTCACAAATTCATATCTGATAACCGTAAAAACCTTTCTGCTATAAAGGAGGAAATACCACATGCATTAAGAGCTTCTCCTAATGCTGCATGTTTAGTCTTAGATTCTTTGGAAGGATTTTACTGCATGGAAGTGTCGAGTCAGGATATTAAGAAGGATGCTAACTTATTGGGTCTTCGCCGCACCTGTATCATGCTGATGGAATGTCTGAGTGATTTCCTGACGAATTCAGACCGCgtttctattttaatttcaaaagatATCAAGGATAGGGCAAAGGCAGTTGCTGAAGAATGGAAACCTAAACTCGATGCTCTTGACATGGATGCTAGTAATGGGAATTCCTTGGAGGCTCATGCATTTTTACAACTTCTAGCAAGTTTTGATATTGCTTCTGGTTTTGATGAGGAGGAGTTGTCCAGGCTTATTCCAATGGTATCTCGACGTCGCCAAATTGCTGATTTATGCCGTTGCCTTGGATTATCAGAGAAGATGCCAG GTGTAATTGAGGTTTTGGTGAACAGTGGGCGGCAAATTGACGCCGTTAACTTGGCTTTCGCATTTGATCTGACAAAACAGTTTTCTCCTGTTTCCTTATTGAAGTCTTATTTGAAGGATGCTAGAAATTCTTGCTCACCCGTCAAAAGTGGTAACTCATCCCCCACTTCACAG AATGAAGTTAATGAGCGAGAGCTGATTGCTCATAAGGCAGTAATCAAGTGCATTGAAGAACATAAACTTGACGAGCAGTATCCTCTAGATCCTCTCGTGAAACGAGTTGGTCAGCTAGAGAAGGCCAAAGCTGACAAAAAGAGAGAGACTGAAGCGACAAAGCCTCAACCGAAGAGACCTCGAGCTAATGGTGTGGGATATGGTCCTCGAGTCACTAACATATCTTCTGACAAAACTTCCTATGCTAGAGTTGCTGACAGGTACCCGCCACAATATGTGTATGACCGACCTTACATGTACCCTGGACCGACCGAAAATCATTGCCCACCTCTCCTAGGCACTGCTCATTATAACTTCTCTCATAATCATGGAAACTACTTTGGAAATGGATATCAGTACCAAGCTACATATCTTCACTAG